One genomic segment of [Phormidium] sp. ETS-05 includes these proteins:
- a CDS encoding ABC transporter ATP-binding protein: MQQLEKQSVTLERETKQAIVKLDEVFKVYGSGNTEVRALNGVSLTVEPGEYCSIMGASGSGKSTAMNIIGCLDRPTRGEYYLDGVSVSSLSEADLAKIRNIKLGFVFQQFHLLPQLSAVENVMLPMVYAGVAPKERRQRAEDALIRVGLQNRMQNRPNQLSGGQQQRVAIARAIVNRPVLLLADEPTGALDSKTTDEVMNIFKELNDSGMTIVMVTHEPDVAKRTKRIAMFRDGQVINHHIKPEQLHEVVS, translated from the coding sequence ATGCAGCAACTAGAAAAACAATCTGTGACGCTTGAGCGGGAAACTAAACAAGCAATTGTCAAACTAGATGAGGTTTTTAAAGTTTACGGGAGCGGCAACACGGAGGTGCGCGCTCTCAATGGTGTCAGCTTGACAGTGGAACCGGGGGAATATTGCTCGATTATGGGGGCTTCTGGTTCGGGCAAATCCACGGCTATGAATATCATCGGCTGTCTCGATCGCCCGACTCGCGGCGAATATTACCTCGATGGGGTCAGTGTTTCTAGTCTCAGCGAAGCCGATTTAGCGAAAATTAGAAATATCAAACTAGGTTTTGTGTTTCAGCAATTCCACTTATTACCCCAGTTGAGCGCCGTAGAAAATGTGATGCTCCCAATGGTTTATGCGGGGGTGGCTCCGAAAGAAAGGCGACAGCGAGCGGAAGATGCCTTAATTCGGGTGGGTTTGCAAAATCGGATGCAAAATCGACCGAATCAGTTATCAGGAGGACAGCAGCAGCGGGTGGCAATTGCCCGGGCGATCGTCAATCGTCCCGTATTACTCCTCGCCGACGAACCCACCGGCGCCCTCGATTCCAAAACCACCGATGAAGTGATGAATATCTTTAAAGAACTCAACGATAGCGGTATGACTATTGTCATGGTGACACACGAGCCGGATGTTGCCAAGCGCACTAAGCGCATTGCCATGTTTCGCGATGGTCAAGTCATAAACCACCACATCAAGCCGGAACAGTTACACGAAGTTGTCTCCTAA
- a CDS encoding S-layer homology domain-containing protein produces the protein MPCPPDKTPSPVSPLRRVPKSAGIHPDTAANLRISKWHISDGQRSDFMRSSTAAISTALLLASLGAVDRGAASPSPLPTPDSPSDSNIAAPEDTTTTPEAVVSVSPPEIDNSLALIPDSIAAPPQSIAFAQTPEADGGGYAQREAESYIASTPPPDDLMSDSESFGGGAANLSTNTISIQRQPSAAVTPPAWTTPTPKTAEILPETSPDMSGYEEYGRASMESRGTGGMGDRAANVSTPPPAWTTPNWTPPSEIPVARSITPEGAGYSPILGARQGTSPTTLPNPNNISFFDVQNHWAASFIQALAEQDIIRGFGDGSFRPEEPVTRAQFAAIIQKAFPQSRIRNPVQFADVPASHWAYNAVQTSYGIGFLQGYPGGIFQPEQNIPRAQVLVALSSGLQLTSAAAPNTVLNNYFQDASAIPSYAINQVAAAAEKGIAVNYPNPAFLNPNTIATRAEVAAFVYQALVNAGQLPPLKATDMATRYIVGYQPPVKATEPTPPPQPEETPISSTEVEALRARIQTIENTTDLRQIYVGNPAISGGSPTAFGADWGFAFAGAAYQNRARYSDQEDGAISVGFGVGDKDTVGLEIAATSFSTFRQGFGQNGSLSFKLHHLFPKDLAVAAGIENAIEWGGIDTELSAYGVVSKIFRLQDSAADPFSRLSLSVGVGNGRFRSEDDRIDDNDTVNVFGNVSMRVLEPMSVFADWTGQDLNLGFSVMPFRNFPIVITPALQDVTGNAGDGTRFSISVGTSYRF, from the coding sequence GTGCCCTGCCCACCCGACAAAACTCCGTCCCCGGTTTCTCCCCTCAGACGGGTCCCCAAATCAGCCGGTATCCATCCTGACACCGCCGCTAATCTGCGTATCAGTAAGTGGCACATATCAGATGGACAACGATCGGATTTTATGCGTAGCTCCACTGCAGCAATTTCTACAGCTTTGTTACTGGCTTCCTTGGGAGCGGTGGATCGAGGAGCCGCCAGTCCCAGTCCCCTACCCACCCCCGACAGCCCTTCGGACAGCAATATCGCGGCTCCTGAAGACACCACCACCACCCCCGAGGCGGTGGTATCGGTCAGTCCGCCGGAGATTGATAACAGTTTGGCTCTAATTCCCGATAGTATTGCGGCGCCCCCCCAATCTATAGCATTCGCCCAAACCCCAGAAGCAGACGGGGGCGGCTATGCACAAAGGGAAGCTGAAAGCTACATCGCCTCAACGCCACCACCGGACGACCTAATGAGCGATTCTGAATCTTTCGGTGGTGGAGCCGCTAACCTTTCCACAAACACGATTTCGATTCAGCGACAGCCATCAGCCGCTGTCACTCCACCAGCTTGGACTACCCCCACCCCCAAAACCGCCGAAATCTTGCCCGAAACCAGCCCAGATATGAGCGGCTACGAGGAATATGGTAGAGCCTCTATGGAGTCTCGGGGCACGGGAGGTATGGGCGATCGCGCCGCCAACGTTTCCACCCCCCCACCAGCTTGGACTACCCCCAACTGGACTCCCCCATCAGAAATACCAGTAGCCCGAAGCATCACCCCAGAAGGGGCGGGCTATTCCCCTATATTGGGAGCGCGTCAGGGAACCTCCCCCACGACTCTGCCTAATCCCAACAACATTTCTTTCTTTGACGTTCAGAATCACTGGGCCGCCAGCTTTATTCAGGCTCTCGCGGAACAAGATATCATTCGCGGCTTTGGCGATGGCAGCTTCCGTCCCGAGGAACCAGTCACCCGGGCTCAGTTTGCCGCCATTATTCAAAAAGCCTTCCCCCAAAGCCGCATCCGCAACCCAGTTCAATTTGCGGACGTGCCTGCCAGCCATTGGGCCTACAATGCGGTGCAAACTTCCTATGGCATTGGCTTTCTCCAGGGTTATCCCGGGGGCATTTTCCAACCCGAGCAAAACATCCCTCGGGCGCAAGTTTTGGTAGCTTTGAGTAGCGGGCTACAACTCACTTCCGCTGCTGCCCCCAATACAGTTTTAAACAACTATTTCCAGGATGCCTCTGCAATTCCCAGTTATGCCATCAACCAGGTGGCTGCCGCTGCGGAAAAAGGCATCGCTGTCAATTACCCCAATCCGGCTTTCCTGAATCCCAACACGATCGCCACCAGAGCCGAAGTGGCAGCATTTGTTTACCAAGCCTTGGTCAATGCTGGCCAACTGCCTCCCTTGAAAGCTACGGATATGGCGACGCGGTATATCGTGGGCTACCAACCTCCAGTCAAGGCTACGGAACCCACCCCACCGCCCCAGCCGGAAGAAACACCGATTTCCAGCACTGAGGTTGAGGCATTGAGAGCCCGGATTCAAACCATAGAAAACACTACGGATTTGCGCCAAATCTATGTGGGCAATCCTGCGATTAGTGGTGGTTCTCCCACCGCTTTCGGCGCTGACTGGGGTTTTGCTTTTGCTGGTGCTGCCTATCAAAATCGCGCCCGCTATTCTGACCAGGAAGATGGTGCAATTTCTGTTGGTTTTGGTGTTGGTGATAAGGATACGGTAGGTCTGGAAATTGCCGCTACGTCTTTTTCTACCTTCAGACAGGGTTTTGGTCAAAATGGTAGTCTCAGCTTTAAGCTCCACCACCTGTTTCCCAAAGATTTGGCAGTAGCAGCGGGAATTGAAAATGCCATTGAATGGGGTGGCATCGATACGGAGTTAAGCGCTTACGGGGTAGTGAGCAAAATTTTCCGCCTGCAAGATAGTGCCGCCGACCCTTTCAGTCGCTTGAGTCTATCCGTGGGTGTGGGTAATGGTCGTTTTCGCTCAGAAGATGACAGAATTGATGACAATGATACAGTGAATGTTTTCGGCAACGTCAGTATGCGGGTGTTGGAACCGATGAGCGTGTTTGCTGATTGGACGGGTCAGGATTTGAACTTAGGATTTTCTGTGATGCCTTTCCGGAATTTTCCTATAGTGATTACCCCAGCTCTGCAAGATGTGACGGGAAATGCTGGCGATGGCACTCGGTTTTCTATTAGTGTGGGTACTTCTTACCGCTTCTAA
- a CDS encoding flavin reductase family protein — protein MLDEQAKKTLLRLIPHGIYICGVRDGEELNGFTASWVMQASFTPPLVVNCVRQDSRSHAMIEASGVFTLSFLEAGQKDLAQKFFKPQRRNGNKFEDVEFYTGETGCPIIKDSLGYVECQVVGSVKKGDHTVYVGEVIAAGVHREGQPLLLESTGWNYGG, from the coding sequence TTGTTAGACGAACAGGCTAAAAAAACCCTCCTGCGACTGATTCCCCACGGAATCTATATCTGCGGCGTCCGCGATGGGGAAGAACTCAACGGCTTTACTGCCTCCTGGGTGATGCAAGCATCCTTCACCCCTCCTTTGGTGGTAAACTGCGTCCGTCAGGATTCCCGATCGCACGCCATGATTGAAGCCAGCGGCGTTTTCACTCTCAGTTTCCTAGAAGCTGGTCAAAAAGACCTAGCGCAGAAATTCTTCAAACCCCAACGTCGCAACGGCAATAAATTTGAAGACGTAGAATTTTACACCGGCGAAACCGGCTGTCCCATCATCAAAGACAGTCTCGGCTATGTGGAATGCCAAGTTGTAGGCAGCGTCAAAAAAGGCGATCACACCGTTTACGTCGGCGAGGTTATTGCCGCTGGCGTCCACCGCGAAGGCCAACCCCTCTTGCTTGAAAGTACCGGCTGGAATTACGGCGGTTAA
- the cobM gene encoding precorrin-4 C(11)-methyltransferase — protein MSENQLPPLTPGVYIVGAGPGDPDLLTVKAQKLLAQADAILWANSLVPKQVLQVCRQNAEIIPTANKTLEEILPMMIERFRGGKSVVRLHSGDPSLYGAIYEQMQALAAAGIPYEIVPGISAFQAAAAKLKVELTVPELVQTIILTRTSGKASAVPESEELGGLAAHRASLCLYLSAGQVEEAQEKLQQHYPSDTPVAICYRLGWPDEKIWLVPLDKMATCTHEEKLSRTTLYVISPALGAMATGELGARRSGLYNPEHTHIFRFQSRQRDSL, from the coding sequence ATGAGTGAAAACCAATTGCCTCCCTTGACTCCGGGAGTTTACATCGTCGGTGCTGGACCGGGAGACCCGGACTTACTCACGGTGAAAGCGCAAAAGCTGCTGGCACAAGCAGACGCTATTTTATGGGCGAATTCCCTGGTGCCAAAGCAGGTTTTGCAGGTCTGTCGCCAGAATGCCGAAATTATCCCCACGGCGAATAAAACCTTGGAGGAGATTTTGCCGATGATGATTGAGCGCTTTCGTGGGGGTAAATCTGTGGTGCGTCTGCACTCGGGAGACCCTAGCCTCTATGGGGCGATCTATGAGCAAATGCAGGCTCTGGCGGCGGCGGGAATTCCCTATGAAATCGTTCCGGGTATCAGCGCTTTTCAGGCGGCGGCGGCGAAACTGAAAGTGGAGCTGACTGTACCGGAGCTGGTGCAGACGATTATCCTTACCCGCACTAGCGGTAAGGCGTCGGCGGTGCCTGAGAGTGAGGAGTTGGGGGGGTTGGCGGCGCACCGTGCTAGTCTTTGTTTGTACTTGAGCGCTGGTCAGGTGGAAGAGGCGCAGGAAAAATTACAACAACATTACCCCTCTGATACGCCGGTGGCGATTTGCTACCGTTTGGGTTGGCCAGATGAAAAAATTTGGCTCGTACCCCTTGACAAAATGGCTACTTGTACCCATGAGGAGAAGTTGAGCCGGACGACGCTTTATGTGATTAGTCCGGCTTTGGGGGCAATGGCGACGGGAGAACTGGGGGCAAGGCGATCGGGTCTCTACAACCCCGAACATACCCATATCTTTCGCTTTCAATCCCGCCAGCGGGATTCATTATAG
- a CDS encoding metal ABC transporter permease, with the protein MVAAKLLEPLQYGFMQRSLVMAALVGIVGAVVGSYLMVQRLALLGDAISHSVLPGLAIAFLVGANLFVGAFIAGIISTACINIIRSRSRIKEDAAMGIVFSAFFAFGITLITVIQKNNKIDLNHFLFGNILGVTVPDVRDTAIIAAIVLIAVILLYKELLFYTFDPQGAQAVGLPVHLLDLGLMMLIGMTIVASLKAVGVVLVLSLLIAPAATAYLLVSRLHLVMLFGVGFGVLSSIAGMYLSYFYNLPSGPAIVLVASGLFVLAFLFSPSHGLLTHPPSTNREPALWRELKNLFH; encoded by the coding sequence ATGGTGGCGGCCAAATTACTCGAACCGCTGCAATATGGGTTTATGCAGCGATCGCTCGTGATGGCAGCACTGGTGGGGATAGTTGGCGCCGTAGTCGGTAGCTACTTAATGGTGCAGCGGTTAGCACTCCTCGGCGATGCCATCAGCCATTCGGTGTTACCCGGACTAGCCATTGCTTTTCTGGTAGGAGCAAATCTGTTTGTGGGGGCATTTATTGCGGGGATTATCAGCACTGCCTGCATCAACATCATCCGCAGCCGATCGCGCATCAAAGAAGACGCCGCAATGGGTATCGTCTTCTCGGCATTTTTCGCCTTCGGTATCACCCTGATCACCGTGATTCAAAAAAACAATAAAATCGACCTCAATCACTTCTTATTCGGCAATATCCTCGGCGTCACCGTCCCCGACGTGCGGGACACCGCCATCATCGCCGCGATCGTCCTCATCGCCGTCATCCTCTTATACAAAGAACTACTATTCTACACCTTTGACCCCCAAGGAGCGCAGGCAGTAGGGTTGCCCGTCCACCTGCTAGACTTAGGGCTGATGATGCTCATCGGCATGACCATTGTTGCCAGTCTCAAAGCCGTCGGCGTCGTCCTGGTTCTATCTTTGCTCATTGCCCCCGCCGCCACCGCCTACCTCCTCGTGAGTCGCCTACACCTCGTGATGTTATTCGGCGTCGGTTTTGGCGTCCTATCCAGTATTGCCGGAATGTATCTCAGCTACTTCTACAACCTCCCCTCCGGGCCAGCTATAGTCCTAGTTGCATCCGGTTTATTCGTCCTAGCATTTTTATTCAGCCCTAGTCACGGACTCCTCACCCACCCACCCTCTACCAACCGCGAACCCGCTTTATGGCGAGAGCTAAAAAACCTATTCCACTAG
- a CDS encoding plasmid pRiA4b ORF-3 family protein gives MTKPTAPDEQHSIYHIKVIIKDTEPAIWRTIQVPSHVTLYKMHRILQLVMGWQNSHLHEFVIDGKSYGESHPEYGLEMKTERRARLDELVPHQNGVFFYDYNLDDGWRHVLLVEKVLEREPGVHYPRCVAGERACPPEDCGGTRGYKELLEIVNNPEDAEYEETMAWLGGSFDPKAFDVEGVNQQLKKIR, from the coding sequence ATGACCAAACCAACTGCACCGGATGAACAGCATTCTATCTATCACATCAAAGTCATCATCAAAGATACGGAACCGGCCATATGGAGAACCATACAGGTGCCCAGCCATGTGACTCTCTATAAGATGCACCGGATTTTGCAACTTGTGATGGGGTGGCAAAATTCCCACTTGCACGAATTTGTAATTGATGGCAAGTCTTATGGGGAATCGCACCCCGAATATGGCTTGGAGATGAAAACAGAAAGACGGGCCAGATTAGATGAATTGGTGCCGCACCAGAATGGAGTGTTTTTCTACGATTACAACCTGGATGATGGTTGGAGGCATGTGTTGCTGGTAGAAAAAGTCTTGGAGCGGGAACCAGGGGTGCATTACCCACGCTGTGTGGCGGGGGAGCGGGCCTGTCCGCCGGAAGATTGCGGTGGCACTAGGGGTTATAAGGAATTACTAGAAATTGTCAATAATCCAGAAGATGCGGAGTATGAAGAAACTATGGCATGGCTGGGGGGCAGTTTCGACCCGAAGGCTTTTGATGTGGAGGGGGTGAACCAACAGTTGAAGAAAATCCGATAG
- the pdxA gene encoding 4-hydroxythreonine-4-phosphate dehydrogenase PdxA produces the protein MMPSAFSAQLPIQKLPSLAVTLGDPAGIGPEVVLKALADSDITSNSQITVVGSRDLLRDTYRKLATGKLTQPLADPEKLSVLDVPVGGEIVSGVGNAASGAASFNWMEAAIKSTLAGEFQGIVTGPIAKSCWQAAGHHYPGQTELLADRAKVQRFGMLFVAKSPHSGWTFRTLLATTHIPLRQVPETLNPDFLTAKLDLLVECLSQDFRIPNPRIAVAGLNPHSGEGGQLGTEERDWLIPWLQQMQRRHPRIQLDGPVPPDTLWVKPGQAWYNATATAHDAYLAMYHDQGLIPVKLLAFDAAVNTTIGLPFIRTSPDHGTAFDIAGKGVANPASMKAAIALAAELARPSS, from the coding sequence ATGATGCCAAGTGCTTTCTCTGCTCAGCTTCCCATCCAGAAACTGCCTAGCCTTGCTGTCACCCTCGGAGACCCAGCGGGAATTGGACCAGAAGTGGTCCTCAAAGCTCTGGCGGACTCAGATATTACCAGCAACAGCCAGATTACAGTGGTGGGCAGTAGGGACCTGCTGCGGGATACTTACCGCAAGCTGGCGACGGGTAAACTGACACAACCCCTGGCAGATCCGGAAAAATTGTCAGTTTTAGATGTGCCGGTAGGGGGGGAAATCGTATCGGGGGTAGGTAATGCTGCTAGTGGGGCGGCTAGTTTTAACTGGATGGAAGCGGCAATTAAATCTACTCTGGCGGGAGAATTTCAGGGGATTGTCACCGGCCCGATCGCCAAATCCTGCTGGCAAGCAGCGGGCCACCATTACCCCGGACAAACCGAACTCCTGGCCGATCGAGCCAAGGTCCAACGCTTTGGGATGCTCTTCGTCGCCAAATCTCCCCATAGCGGCTGGACATTCCGCACCCTATTAGCCACTACCCACATCCCCCTGCGTCAAGTTCCCGAAACTCTCAATCCCGATTTCCTCACCGCTAAACTCGACCTCCTAGTAGAATGTCTCAGCCAAGACTTCCGCATCCCCAACCCCCGCATCGCCGTAGCCGGGTTGAACCCCCACAGCGGCGAAGGCGGACAACTCGGAACCGAGGAAAGAGATTGGTTAATTCCCTGGTTGCAACAAATGCAGCGACGCCATCCCCGAATCCAGCTTGACGGTCCCGTGCCCCCGGATACCCTCTGGGTTAAACCCGGTCAAGCCTGGTACAATGCCACAGCGACTGCTCACGATGCCTATCTAGCGATGTATCACGACCAAGGATTAATCCCCGTGAAACTCCTGGCCTTCGACGCCGCTGTAAACACCACGATCGGTCTGCCCTTTATCCGCACCTCTCCCGACCACGGTACTGCCTTCGACATCGCCGGGAAAGGAGTTGCCAACCCCGCCAGCATGAAAGCCGCGATCGCATTAGCCGCCGAATTAGCCCGCCCCAGTTCTTAG
- the lgt gene encoding prolipoprotein diacylglyceryl transferase yields MNAFTDYLAFQFASPGPIIVKLGPLTLRWYGLLIATAVLTGVMLSQYLAKQRRLNPEIIGDLAIWLVVGAIPCARIYYVIFEWPQYAQNPGDIIAIWKGGIAIHGAMIGGAIAAWIFARLQKISFWLLADLVAPSLILGQAIGRWGNFFNSEAFGRPTDLPWKLYIPPNQRPWDYLKFEYFHPTFLYESLWNLMVFALLLVLFFQGIQGKLQLKLGTIFLTYFAAYSTGRLWIEGLRTDSLMLGPLRIAQMVSLTGIVLGLAGLAWLYLLNRGLPDTVASAPEPSFTPPELPNNE; encoded by the coding sequence ATGAACGCATTCACAGACTATCTGGCTTTTCAATTTGCCTCTCCCGGCCCGATTATCGTCAAGTTGGGGCCGCTGACCCTGCGCTGGTACGGCTTGCTCATCGCCACCGCCGTACTCACCGGGGTGATGTTATCGCAATACCTGGCCAAACAGCGGCGGTTAAACCCGGAAATCATCGGGGACTTAGCCATCTGGCTGGTAGTAGGGGCGATTCCTTGCGCCCGAATCTACTATGTTATCTTTGAATGGCCCCAGTACGCCCAAAATCCTGGGGATATCATCGCCATCTGGAAAGGGGGAATTGCCATTCATGGGGCGATGATTGGTGGGGCAATAGCCGCCTGGATTTTCGCCCGCCTGCAAAAAATCTCCTTTTGGCTGCTCGCGGATTTAGTCGCCCCCTCTCTCATTCTCGGTCAGGCAATTGGTCGCTGGGGCAACTTCTTCAACTCCGAAGCCTTTGGCAGACCGACAGACCTCCCCTGGAAATTGTATATCCCGCCCAACCAGCGCCCCTGGGACTACCTGAAATTTGAATACTTCCATCCTACCTTCCTCTATGAATCCCTATGGAATTTAATGGTATTCGCCCTGCTGCTGGTGCTATTCTTCCAGGGCATTCAGGGGAAACTGCAGTTGAAACTGGGCACTATCTTTTTAACCTACTTTGCCGCCTACAGCACGGGACGCCTCTGGATTGAGGGATTGCGCACTGATAGCCTGATGCTCGGACCGTTGCGAATCGCCCAGATGGTCAGTCTCACAGGTATTGTTCTGGGATTAGCCGGTTTGGCTTGGTTGTATTTACTCAATCGCGGGCTCCCAGATACCGTCGCCTCTGCACCAGAACCATCATTCACCCCCCCAGAGTTACCTAATAATGAGTGA
- a CDS encoding SRPBCC family protein, translated as MKLTRTKTASQWGFIAAAIVLCAITPTPIVAQTSPVTLNTLSTSEQTALRNGQTVVTGENGQYEAKILISARPDTVWAVLTDYNNFSRFLPNVVSSQLLSVNGNTKVVEQIAVRSVLGVTVRSRLRTESRENGRSQIDFRLVGGDLKTLQGFWKIESVPGSNQVLLIHQVEAQPQPGIPPGIFYGIFKNSLNPTLNAIRQEAQRRS; from the coding sequence ACCAAAACCGCTTCACAGTGGGGATTCATCGCCGCAGCGATCGTCCTGTGCGCCATCACCCCCACTCCCATAGTGGCTCAAACCTCCCCAGTCACCCTCAATACCCTATCCACCTCAGAACAAACTGCCTTGCGCAACGGCCAAACCGTTGTCACCGGAGAAAATGGTCAATATGAAGCCAAAATCCTCATTTCCGCCCGTCCAGATACGGTGTGGGCTGTCCTGACTGATTACAACAATTTTTCTCGGTTTTTGCCCAATGTTGTTTCCAGCCAGCTATTATCAGTCAATGGTAATACCAAAGTAGTAGAACAAATTGCCGTGCGCTCGGTATTGGGCGTAACCGTCCGCTCCCGCCTGCGCACCGAAAGCCGAGAAAATGGTCGATCGCAAATAGATTTTCGCCTGGTGGGCGGCGACTTAAAAACCCTCCAAGGCTTTTGGAAAATCGAATCTGTTCCCGGTTCCAACCAAGTCCTCCTGATTCACCAAGTAGAAGCTCAACCCCAGCCCGGTATCCCACCGGGCATCTTTTATGGCATATTTAAAAACTCTTTGAATCCCACCCTGAATGCGATTCGCCAAGAAGCCCAAAGGCGCTCTTAA
- a CDS encoding phenylpyruvate tautomerase MIF-related protein: protein MPLITVKTSVASPDKTAVETLLKNLSASLAKHTGKPESYVMTAFQPDVPMTFAGTTDPVCYIEIKSVGTMSPDQTKSMSQDFCGKISDSIGVPTNRIYIEFNDAKGYMWGWNSRTFG, encoded by the coding sequence ATGCCTCTAATCACAGTCAAAACCTCTGTTGCTTCCCCAGATAAAACTGCAGTGGAAACTCTGCTGAAAAATCTGTCTGCTAGTCTGGCCAAACATACGGGTAAACCAGAATCTTATGTAATGACGGCTTTTCAGCCCGATGTCCCCATGACTTTTGCTGGCACCACTGACCCAGTATGCTACATAGAAATTAAAAGCGTCGGTACGATGAGTCCTGACCAAACTAAATCCATGAGCCAGGATTTCTGTGGAAAAATCAGTGACTCTATTGGCGTTCCCACCAATCGCATTTATATCGAGTTTAACGACGCCAAAGGGTATATGTGGGGTTGGAATAGTAGAACTTTTGGTTAA
- a CDS encoding TIGR03279 family radical SAM protein produces MSKTSIRPARISKVLPESIGAEIGFEPGDAIVAINGQKPRDLIDYQFLCTDEVLELEVLDSHGETHHIEIEKDDDEDLGLEFDTAIFDGLIQCNNRCPFCFIDQKPPGMRDTLYLKDDDYRLSFLYGSYLTLTNLSAPEWKRIEEMRLSPLYVSVHATEPAVRERLLKNPRAGEILNQLRWFQKRRLQIHAQVVVCPGINDGEHLETTLLDLAKFGGGEVPAVASVAVVPVGLTKFRPAEDELIPVSPEKAREVIAQVQSLQAKFQKKIGSTFAWLADEWFLIASRDGDEPARLGSGYDLPPAQAYEEYPQIDNGVGSIRLFLSEFEQAASAVLPERVSPPRRLTWVVGNAVEVAFGPIVQRLNQVSGLTVEMVALHSDFWGQTISVTGVLTGQDVLAGLGGRALGDGILLPRVMLKHGETRFLDDVTVADLERELATPVFIVAGVEELLESCIGNLSPIGCP; encoded by the coding sequence ATGAGTAAAACTTCTATCCGTCCGGCGCGCATCAGCAAAGTTCTGCCCGAGTCGATCGGCGCTGAAATCGGCTTTGAGCCGGGAGACGCCATTGTGGCTATCAATGGCCAAAAACCGCGTGACCTCATCGATTACCAATTTCTCTGCACTGATGAAGTGTTAGAACTGGAAGTTTTAGACAGTCATGGAGAAACCCACCATATAGAAATTGAAAAAGACGATGACGAAGATTTAGGGCTAGAATTTGATACGGCGATTTTTGATGGATTAATCCAATGTAATAACCGCTGTCCGTTCTGTTTTATTGACCAAAAACCACCGGGAATGCGCGATACTCTGTATTTGAAAGATGATGATTACCGGTTGAGTTTTCTTTACGGTTCATACCTGACCCTGACTAACCTTTCGGCGCCAGAATGGAAACGAATTGAGGAAATGCGTTTATCTCCTTTATATGTTTCGGTTCATGCTACGGAACCAGCGGTGAGAGAGCGGTTATTAAAAAATCCCAGGGCTGGAGAAATTTTAAATCAGTTGCGGTGGTTCCAGAAAAGACGGTTGCAAATTCACGCGCAAGTAGTGGTTTGTCCGGGGATTAATGATGGGGAACATCTGGAGACAACTTTGTTAGATTTAGCGAAATTTGGCGGCGGGGAAGTGCCAGCGGTGGCATCGGTGGCAGTGGTGCCGGTGGGTTTGACCAAGTTTCGGCCTGCGGAAGATGAGTTAATCCCGGTGTCGCCGGAAAAAGCGCGGGAAGTGATTGCCCAAGTGCAATCTTTGCAAGCTAAATTTCAGAAAAAAATTGGTTCTACTTTTGCTTGGTTGGCTGATGAATGGTTTTTGATTGCGAGTCGGGACGGAGATGAGCCAGCGAGGTTAGGCAGCGGCTACGATTTACCGCCCGCCCAAGCCTATGAGGAATATCCCCAGATTGATAATGGGGTGGGCTCGATTCGTCTGTTTTTAAGTGAATTTGAACAGGCGGCTAGTGCTGTGTTGCCAGAGAGGGTATCGCCACCGCGTCGGTTGACTTGGGTGGTGGGCAATGCGGTGGAAGTTGCTTTCGGGCCGATCGTGCAGCGGCTCAATCAAGTTTCTGGCTTAACCGTGGAAATGGTCGCCCTCCATAGCGATTTTTGGGGGCAAACGATTAGTGTGACTGGGGTCCTGACTGGTCAAGATGTGCTGGCGGGTTTGGGAGGAAGGGCTTTAGGGGATGGAATTTTGCTGCCTCGGGTGATGCTCAAACATGGTGAAACTCGGTTTCTCGATGATGTGACGGTGGCGGACCTAGAGCGGGAGTTGGCAACGCCGGTGTTCATCGTGGCGGGGGTAGAGGAATTACTGGAATCTTGTATTGGCAACTTGTCCCCGATCGGTTGTCCCTAG